In Anthonomus grandis grandis chromosome 24, icAntGran1.3, whole genome shotgun sequence, a single genomic region encodes these proteins:
- the LOC126749359 gene encoding uncharacterized protein LOC126749359, with product MSPACSKKSKVALAVGAILLFENEKQKKRIWVKKWLQKREHFTHLRLLKCIQSSEPLDVINYLRMDYNTFQELLMLIEPLIKRENTVFRESVTAEARLVATLRFLATGRSYEDLKFSCIISPQLLGKIIPETCRAIYMSLREKYLRFPSTEEEWLQIADQFKKMWQFENCLGAADGKHIAIKQPPGSGSYFYNYKGFFSVVYIGDEAFSLMTNFMKPYRHTTRIDYGEKMFQLSTFPCASCSRKCVWNPGQ from the exons ATGTCTCCCGCGTGTTCCAAGAAGTCAAAAGTTGCTTTGGCAGTTGGTGCAATTTTGTTATTCGAAaatgaaaaacagaaaaaacggATTTGGGTGAAAAAGTGGTTGCAAAAGAGAGAACATTTTACGCATTTACGTTTATTGAAATGTATCCAATCCTCTGAGCCTCTTGATGTTATAAATTATCTCCGAATGGATTATAACACATTTCAagaattattaatgttaatagaACCTCTTATAAAAAGGGAAAATACTGTATTCAGAGAATCAGTTACTGCTGAAGCACGGTTAGTGGCAACTTTGAGATTTCTGGCAACAGGGAGGAGTTACGAAGACTTAAAGTTTTCGTGTATAATTTCTCCTCAGTTACTTGGAAAAATCATTCCAGAAACGTGTCGTGCTATATACATGTCCCTCCGGGAAAAATACTTGCGG tttccCTCAACAGAAGAGGAATGGCTTCAAATAGCAGACCAGTTTAAGAAAATGTGGCAATTTGAAAATTGCTTAGGAGCCGCAGACGGCAAACACATAGCAATAAAACAGCCGCCAGGTAGTGGATCATACTTTTATAACTACAAAGGATTCTTTAGCGTTGTATATATCG GAGACGAAGCGTTCAGTCTTATGACGAATTTTATGAAACCCTACAGACACACCACCAGAATTGACTATGGGgaaaaaatgtttcaattatCGACTTTCCCGTGCGCGTCGTGTAGTCGAAAATGCGTTTGGAATCCTGGCCAATAG